The Methanobacterium sp. sequence ATAAATAATTGCATTATTTTCCTTTATATATTCCCATTGATGAAATTTTCAGTACATTTATCTTTAATTGTTTTTAAATTCTTAATATGGGCGTCTCGATGAGCTGCATTAAGGAAGTTAAGTTTCTCGCATCTTTTGAATTCATTACATTCATAGCATCCCATAATATTTTTTTCCGAATCATTTCCTAATTCGCAAAATAGAGGACCTTTTCCATCTCTGCATTCACAACAAGGCCTTCCAGAGTTTTTAATAATTCTGCAAACCCATAATAGCTTTTAAGTATCTTAAAAAAGGGAATTTGAGCGTAATGGTCTGTATTCTGTTAAAAATCCGTATTTTTAAGATTTTTATGAAGTTCTCCAAGTTGCTGTTTTTCCATCATAGCCGAAAAAACCTCCATAGTAAAGACTACAATACATAATTCTCCGTTTCTCCTTTTAATCACTGAAATAGTTTTTTAAAATGAGAGATATGAAAATATTGATTGAAATAAAAGAATTGTATTTTAGATAATAAAAAGTGAAAATAGATATGCCCTGACCGGGACTTGAACCCGGGTAATAGGATCCGCAATCCTACGTGATATCCGCTACACTACCAGGGCAAATAGAATTTTTTTTATTTATAGTTTAATGAGCTTAAAAAAATTTTGTTGGCAGTGTTCTTTATATGAATATTTAAAAATCCTATTGATTAATTATATTTTTTCCTATTTAAATTTTAATATTGGCTTGAAGACTAAATTATTTGATTAAATAAGGGGAATTTTTATAAAATAAACAATTTGAATGGCTGTTGAAACCAGTCCAAGCAAAACTCCTGATATTACTTGAAAATAGGTATGTCTTCCTAAATATACTCTGCTCCACATCACTAATGGGATTATTAAGCCGAATACAGAACCAATAGGGCCAAAAACATATATTAACGCAGCTATAGGGCCTGCAACTCCCATTGCATGTATACTGATTTTCCAGTGGAGATTTATAAAAAAGACCAGCAGTGTGTTGGAAAAATAACAGAACATCAATACTGTGGTTATTAAAGGAGCATTGATTAAATATAATGCTATTACCCCTACAAGATATGAAAAAATTACCATTACCAGGGGAAAATTTCTTTCTTCCCTTACAGGTATATCAATGGCTATTTTTTTCCCATTACTCTTTTTACTCTCAATCCAGTATAATACAAGTAAAATTGGTAGAATTCCAGCAAAAATGACACATAAAAGAGTCACTATTACAAAATCATTGAAACTAAGTAGATAATAGTTAATTATTGCAAATGCAGGTATGGAAATAACAGGGGCATATGCAGCGGCAGAAACAAATTCTGCAAGGCTTTTTTTAAAACTATCTGAAATTATTAAGTTTCGGACCATGTAATTACCTTATTTTTTCTAAGATTAAGAATAAGATTCTATTTATGGAGTAATTGGTATATAAACGTTGATTCTATTATATGTCTGATGTATTAATTTATGACCATAAATTATTCATACATTGATTTCATGTCTAAATCAATAAAAAACCATCAGGAATAATGCTGGTCGCAAGCATCACCATGTTGATTTCTTGATGTTCAATCCAACTAGTAGATTTCCTATTTTTATCCTCTATCCAGAATTCTTCAATTTGTTTTCCCAATGGCATGTAATTCATAAGTGATTCAACACCCTGTGAAGTTCTCTGGTTGAATAAATCTGGACTTTCATTAACCCATCCATGTAGCTTTTCAACGCCTTTTAAACCAATAGACATTCCTAATTCCCGAAAAGCAAGCCTATAATCGTTTGGAAGCTCAAAAGGATTGTTTTTTGTAAAAAAATCTATGCCCAGGATTGCTGAATCCACAACAGTTTCCAGAAGATCACCATACCTGAATTCGCCCCTTATCATTAACTGGGCAATTCTTGAAGCATCTGAAAGGAGGCC is a genomic window containing:
- a CDS encoding phosphatase PAP2 family protein, giving the protein MVRNLIISDSFKKSLAEFVSAAAYAPVISIPAFAIINYYLLSFNDFVIVTLLCVIFAGILPILLVLYWIESKKSNGKKIAIDIPVREERNFPLVMVIFSYLVGVIALYLINAPLITTVLMFCYFSNTLLVFFINLHWKISIHAMGVAGPIAALIYVFGPIGSVFGLIIPLVMWSRVYLGRHTYFQVISGVLLGLVSTAIQIVYFIKIPLI